From Ruegeria sp. YS9, one genomic window encodes:
- a CDS encoding mobilization protein: protein MAETELERAEKRFAQAKARLQAVRNREATRQRKLDTRRKVILGGALMDLAERDASAAAMMERLIRNLSRDQDRKAFADPDTPSPVPASDSEQPNGDR from the coding sequence ATGGCAGAGACAGAACTCGAACGCGCAGAGAAGCGGTTTGCCCAGGCCAAGGCCCGCCTTCAGGCCGTGCGTAACCGGGAAGCCACCAGACAACGCAAGCTGGATACACGGCGCAAGGTGATCCTGGGCGGGGCGCTCATGGATCTGGCCGAACGTGATGCAAGTGCTGCGGCTATGATGGAACGGTTGATCCGGAACCTCTCGCGGGACCAGGACCGCAAAGCCTTTGCAGATCCCGATACCCCCTCCCCGGTTCCGGCATCCGATTCAGAACAGCCAAATGGTGATCGATGA
- a CDS encoding type IV secretory system conjugative DNA transfer family protein: MSWAFTAFRLLAGIGLIVWTAPFVLFLAAVYLLIATLIGTVVLALIRHYGLHVPISGGPTSFLDWVATIVVYGSAWCTAVTLLIVNTGIGLWSPRKADDSHGSARFADRKDLANLEASDGLLIGRNPHTGRLLRYDGPAHLLTLAPTRAGKGVGTVIPNLLMAERPVLVIDPKGENARITGDARRRFGPVHVLDPFEVTGMTSAAYNPLDRLSPDSLDLGEDATSLADALVMDPPDQVSEAHWNEEAKAILGGLIMFCVCHEEPGRRSLATVREYLTLPPDRLRALLELMQESDAAHGLIARAANRFLGKADREAASVLSNAQRHTHFLDSPRIAKCMARSDFHFSALRHGMTSVFLVLPPNRLDAYSRWLRLLVSQALQDIARDAEAAQTPGMAVDGAQGVSEAPQSGKRVLRPALFLLDEFAALGRLEAVERAMGLMAGYGLQLWPILQDMSQLNALYGKRAGTFVANAGVQQVFGVNDLETAQWLSKMIGQETTGYQTQSYKPGDALSMTQNVTGRDLLTPDEIMQVHPDNQLLRVQGRPTAIARKLRYYADPEFKGLFQPQDQ, encoded by the coding sequence ATGAGCTGGGCGTTCACGGCGTTTCGCCTCCTGGCCGGTATCGGGTTGATCGTATGGACGGCTCCGTTCGTACTGTTTCTCGCCGCCGTCTATCTGCTTATTGCCACTTTGATCGGGACAGTCGTTCTGGCTCTCATCCGGCATTATGGTCTGCACGTGCCGATCTCGGGCGGTCCCACCAGTTTCCTCGATTGGGTTGCCACCATCGTAGTTTATGGCTCGGCCTGGTGCACGGCAGTAACGCTCCTGATCGTGAACACCGGCATCGGTCTCTGGTCCCCGCGAAAGGCCGACGACAGCCATGGTTCGGCCCGGTTCGCCGACCGCAAAGACCTGGCAAATCTGGAAGCCTCTGACGGGCTTCTGATCGGTCGCAACCCCCATACCGGCCGACTGTTGCGCTACGACGGTCCGGCACATCTGCTGACCCTTGCACCGACCCGGGCGGGCAAGGGCGTGGGTACCGTCATCCCGAACCTGCTTATGGCGGAGCGCCCGGTCCTGGTCATTGACCCCAAAGGTGAGAACGCACGGATCACGGGCGACGCCCGACGACGGTTCGGACCCGTTCACGTCCTCGACCCATTTGAGGTTACCGGAATGACATCGGCGGCGTACAATCCATTGGACCGGTTGTCTCCGGACAGTCTTGATCTTGGAGAAGATGCCACCTCACTTGCCGACGCACTGGTCATGGACCCGCCGGACCAAGTATCGGAGGCACACTGGAACGAAGAGGCCAAGGCCATCCTCGGCGGGCTAATCATGTTCTGCGTCTGTCATGAGGAGCCGGGCCGCCGGTCTCTCGCCACAGTGCGGGAATATCTCACCCTGCCCCCGGATCGGTTGCGCGCGCTACTGGAGCTGATGCAGGAGAGCGACGCAGCGCATGGTCTGATCGCACGTGCCGCCAACCGGTTCCTGGGCAAGGCAGATCGGGAAGCAGCCTCGGTTCTGTCGAATGCACAGCGCCACACCCATTTCCTGGACAGCCCACGGATTGCAAAATGCATGGCGCGCTCGGATTTCCATTTCTCCGCGCTGCGCCACGGGATGACATCGGTGTTTCTGGTGCTGCCGCCCAATCGTCTCGATGCCTATAGTCGCTGGCTGCGCCTCCTCGTCTCCCAGGCGCTTCAGGACATCGCTCGGGACGCAGAGGCGGCACAGACGCCCGGAATGGCCGTGGACGGCGCTCAGGGCGTCTCTGAGGCCCCGCAGTCGGGTAAACGGGTCTTACGCCCTGCCCTCTTCCTGCTGGACGAGTTTGCGGCCCTTGGCCGCCTGGAAGCTGTCGAACGCGCCATGGGGCTGATGGCAGGCTACGGGCTGCAGCTCTGGCCGATCCTGCAGGACATGAGCCAGCTCAACGCGCTCTATGGAAAACGCGCGGGCACTTTTGTCGCCAATGCCGGAGTCCAGCAGGTGTTCGGGGTGAATGATCTGGAAACGGCCCAGTGGCTGAGCAAGATGATTGGCCAGGAAACCACGGGCTACCAGACACAAAGCTACAAACCGGGGGATGCGCTCTCGATGACACAGAACGTCACCGGCCGCGATCTGCTCACTCCGGATGAAATCATGCAGGTCCACCCGGACAACCAGCTCCTGCGTGTCCAGGGCAGGCCCACGGCCATTGCCCGCAAACTGCGCTATTACGCCGATCCCGAGTTCAAAGGGCTGTTCCAGCCGCAAGACCAATAA
- a CDS encoding nucleotidyl transferase AbiEii/AbiGii toxin family protein — translation MKKPTAIQGYNQNVTEACERVLVTLIRHLGPWRDSIFLVGGLTPRYLIKERPPAVPAHAGTGDVDVVVDMKLLADTEAYRTLEDNIRAIGFKRSENDDGKKLSWRWQQELVDGTVLILEFLADAGDERGGALQELPSEGAVSAIHIPHSAMVLDHHETVDITAELLGNGGVTTETIRHADIVSFTCLKAFAFDHRAEPKDAHDLCYCLEHYKGGTEVLRSAFEAALAGKHAETVKSAIDILARRFCDGDGFEGYQKDGPVAAARFEGSEDWSADNRTLRQRDLSAVVQDAIAPFI, via the coding sequence ATGAAGAAACCAACGGCTATTCAAGGCTACAACCAAAATGTCACCGAGGCGTGCGAACGCGTGCTGGTCACGCTGATCCGTCATTTGGGACCATGGCGCGATTCCATCTTTCTCGTAGGCGGTCTAACCCCACGCTACCTCATCAAGGAGCGTCCCCCAGCGGTACCAGCGCATGCGGGAACCGGAGATGTCGACGTTGTTGTGGACATGAAACTGCTGGCAGATACCGAAGCCTACCGGACGCTTGAGGACAATATCAGGGCCATCGGGTTCAAACGGTCAGAAAACGATGACGGCAAAAAGCTCTCATGGCGCTGGCAGCAAGAGCTGGTCGACGGCACTGTACTGATACTGGAATTTCTGGCTGACGCCGGAGATGAGAGGGGTGGGGCACTTCAGGAATTGCCCTCGGAAGGTGCGGTTTCGGCAATCCACATTCCGCATTCCGCGATGGTGCTGGATCATCATGAGACCGTGGATATCACCGCCGAACTGCTGGGCAACGGTGGCGTTACGACTGAAACCATCCGGCATGCCGACATTGTCAGTTTCACCTGCCTCAAGGCGTTCGCGTTTGATCACCGGGCCGAACCCAAGGATGCGCACGACCTTTGCTATTGCCTTGAGCACTACAAAGGCGGAACGGAGGTTTTGCGTTCTGCATTTGAAGCCGCGCTGGCTGGCAAGCACGCTGAAACCGTCAAGTCGGCGATCGACATCCTCGCGCGGCGCTTTTGCGATGGCGACGGTTTTGAGGGTTATCAGAAAGATGGCCCGGTCGCCGCAGCTCGATTTGAGGGCTCAGAGGACTGGAGTGCCGACAACCGGACTCTTCGGCAGCGTGACTTGAGCGCCGTTGTTCAGGATGCTATCGCGCCGTTCATTTGA
- a CDS encoding type IV toxin-antitoxin system AbiEi family antitoxin: MEEIANIEPELLESLSDSFEAVPNAYLGEISWEAGIGGRLRPDAILDAVVAGREIAFVVETRGDVFPRDAREIVWHLKRYLQELDNSNRRYVPMILAQSVSEGARDFLQEEQVAYHDLSGSLFVSVDETFVLIERPKPKRAKRRAMNVFKGTRAQVLHALFDRPGEWVSGSEIAEYAGVSAATVSETFKDLERRDWLDVRGEGPAKRRRLIRPDVLLDAWRDSILAGRAKKRSRYYVPRMKPEDMAHEIFSANYYDDYDLEFTGQFAAQFYTPYLSNVSDLTVRTFGKRTHDWLISNLGAREVSEGANLVVIDGKANRNRHWKRDENERLMASPLQVYLDLLEDRGRSKEMAEHLRSQKLVWR; encoded by the coding sequence ATGGAAGAAATAGCGAACATAGAGCCGGAACTTTTGGAAAGCCTGAGCGACAGCTTTGAGGCGGTTCCCAATGCTTACTTGGGTGAAATCTCTTGGGAAGCGGGGATTGGCGGGCGTTTGCGCCCGGATGCAATTCTTGATGCGGTCGTAGCAGGTCGCGAAATCGCCTTCGTGGTGGAAACCCGAGGCGATGTGTTTCCGCGAGACGCACGTGAGATTGTCTGGCATCTCAAACGGTACCTGCAGGAGCTGGATAATTCCAACCGGCGGTATGTTCCGATGATCCTCGCACAATCGGTTTCGGAAGGGGCGAGGGACTTCCTTCAAGAAGAGCAGGTCGCCTATCACGACTTGAGCGGATCGCTCTTTGTCAGTGTCGATGAGACGTTCGTGCTGATCGAGAGGCCGAAACCTAAGCGCGCAAAGCGTCGCGCGATGAACGTGTTCAAAGGAACCCGTGCACAGGTCTTGCACGCCTTGTTCGATCGTCCAGGCGAATGGGTGAGTGGCTCGGAGATTGCCGAATATGCCGGTGTGTCTGCCGCAACCGTTTCCGAGACCTTCAAGGATCTTGAGCGCCGCGACTGGCTGGATGTGAGAGGGGAGGGGCCTGCGAAACGGCGCAGGCTGATCCGGCCGGATGTCCTCCTGGATGCCTGGCGTGACAGCATTCTGGCAGGTCGTGCGAAGAAGCGAAGTCGGTATTACGTTCCGAGGATGAAACCTGAGGACATGGCGCATGAAATTTTTAGCGCAAACTACTACGACGATTACGATCTGGAGTTTACCGGTCAGTTTGCGGCCCAATTCTATACGCCATATCTCTCAAATGTATCGGATCTGACGGTGCGAACCTTCGGGAAAAGAACGCACGACTGGCTCATCTCGAATTTGGGTGCGCGTGAGGTATCCGAAGGCGCAAATCTGGTCGTGATCGATGGCAAGGCCAACAGAAACCGTCACTGGAAACGTGACGAGAATGAGCGCTTGATGGCTTCGCCTCTGCAAGTTTATCTCGACCTTCTGGAAGATCGTGGCCGCTCCAAGGAAATGGCGGAACATTTGCGGTCGCAAAAACTGGTGTGGCGATGA
- the repC gene encoding plasmid replication protein RepC: MKHSGWRKPTPGLGIAEQFAQAGERVAIPKTQAFVAVKRVGAHIGLKAGDMLLLDTLGAFTQAQDWEEGQRPIVWASNTYLMEQTGFSLSALKRHARRLAEIGVISFKDSPNGKRWGHRDADGRIIEAYGFDLSPLSARVEEFEQLQAELQAERELCQRLKRQITVARRMIRARIEAASHAALRGPWEHLSELFEALLDRLPRRNTGSETLSRLLAWFGELQERVEAAYLKAVRADEVVENTAETTEQISERTQEMDPREVITEPHILTTTELNPVTCNRSETEQAAGVVPNAPPDERVDRELEDWVAETRKKRGAALDLPTVMQACPEFASWARNMGGYLKDWGDLHRVAGQLRPMIGVSEHAWNLAQDRLGPQIATAALVLTFDKHCAGEVASPGGYLRGMVQKAGAGELHLERSFYGRLSEQAA, from the coding sequence ATGAAACATTCTGGTTGGCGCAAGCCGACACCGGGCCTTGGCATTGCGGAGCAATTTGCCCAAGCCGGTGAACGGGTAGCTATTCCCAAAACCCAAGCTTTCGTGGCGGTAAAGCGCGTCGGCGCTCACATCGGCCTCAAGGCCGGCGATATGCTGCTTCTCGACACGCTCGGGGCCTTCACGCAGGCCCAGGACTGGGAAGAGGGGCAGCGTCCGATCGTTTGGGCGTCGAACACCTATCTGATGGAGCAGACAGGCTTCTCTCTTTCCGCGCTCAAGCGCCATGCACGGCGCCTGGCAGAGATCGGCGTGATTTCCTTCAAGGATAGCCCTAACGGCAAACGCTGGGGCCACAGGGACGCTGACGGGCGCATCATCGAGGCCTATGGCTTCGATCTGTCGCCGCTGTCAGCGCGTGTCGAGGAATTCGAGCAGCTCCAGGCCGAATTGCAGGCCGAGCGCGAGCTCTGCCAACGCCTGAAGCGCCAGATCACGGTTGCACGCCGGATGATCCGCGCCCGGATCGAAGCGGCGTCTCACGCGGCGCTGAGAGGGCCCTGGGAACATCTTTCAGAGCTGTTCGAGGCTCTTCTGGACCGTCTTCCGCGTCGGAACACGGGTTCAGAGACGCTATCGCGGCTCTTGGCATGGTTCGGAGAGCTTCAGGAGCGCGTCGAGGCGGCTTATCTCAAGGCAGTTCGGGCGGATGAGGTTGTGGAAAACACCGCTGAAACCACCGAACAAATCAGTGAGCGGACTCAAGAAATGGACCCCAGGGAGGTCATTACTGAACCTCATATACTAACTACAACTGAACTTAATCCTGTAACCTGTAATCGCTCAGAAACTGAGCAAGCGGCGGGCGTGGTACCCAATGCGCCACCGGACGAGCGGGTTGATAGGGAGTTGGAAGATTGGGTTGCCGAAACCCGAAAGAAACGCGGTGCAGCGCTTGATTTACCGACTGTGATGCAGGCGTGTCCTGAATTCGCGTCCTGGGCGCGCAACATGGGCGGATATCTAAAGGATTGGGGCGATCTGCATCGGGTTGCCGGGCAGCTGAGACCGATGATCGGCGTCTCTGAACATGCATGGAACCTCGCGCAGGATCGACTTGGGCCTCAAATCGCGACAGCGGCGCTGGTTTTGACCTTCGACAAGCACTGTGCAGGCGAAGTTGCGTCTCCGGGCGGATATTTGCGGGGCATGGTCCAGAAAGCCGGTGCAGGGGAGTTGCATCTCGAGCGCAGCTTCTACGGTCGACTTAGCGAGCAAGCCGCATGA
- a CDS encoding ParB N-terminal domain-containing protein: MKRTLSSSVLKKRAVRPDDDAAVVSEAEATEQVSGDDAKLVGGVKPRLGGSGSAWKAGALSDASQILQVERTQVVERILSGRHELRIDPSQIVDVIGSDRREDWRDQDAFERLKESITKNGQDTPIHVWPADPDWRPDEREPENVDGVTFHLIVGRRRHAILQALGLPVRALLVPQASRGSREEQFEMLFMRFRENEERENLSAFERLVSIGEMFERLQEATPDEKLTATEFAKRVGVHNSAVSRGRAVFAARDEILHACKNVYDLSHRDLEKVLNDLSGKAATPAKKKLTKPKKLTVQRKIGSRKLSVTGQGGKLSVAATGLALDEDVLNGLGDVIAEYLEKHGSK; encoded by the coding sequence GTTGTTTCTGAGGCCGAAGCGACCGAACAAGTTTCTGGGGATGACGCCAAGCTTGTTGGTGGGGTCAAACCCCGGTTGGGCGGTTCCGGCAGTGCCTGGAAAGCCGGAGCTTTATCGGATGCGAGCCAAATCCTCCAGGTTGAACGGACTCAGGTTGTCGAACGAATTCTGTCCGGTCGTCACGAGCTTCGGATCGATCCGTCTCAGATCGTCGATGTGATTGGATCCGATCGGCGTGAAGATTGGCGTGACCAAGATGCGTTTGAAAGGCTCAAAGAAAGCATCACGAAAAATGGGCAAGACACGCCTATTCATGTTTGGCCCGCGGACCCGGATTGGCGCCCAGATGAGCGCGAACCCGAGAATGTCGACGGTGTAACCTTTCATTTGATCGTAGGGCGTAGACGCCATGCGATCCTTCAAGCGTTGGGCCTACCAGTTCGGGCCTTGCTCGTTCCGCAGGCATCGCGCGGTTCTCGCGAAGAGCAGTTTGAGATGCTGTTCATGCGGTTTCGGGAAAATGAGGAACGAGAAAACCTGAGTGCGTTTGAGCGACTTGTATCCATCGGCGAGATGTTTGAGCGGCTTCAGGAAGCAACACCAGATGAGAAATTAACTGCGACCGAATTTGCTAAACGTGTCGGAGTTCATAACAGTGCTGTTTCGCGCGGTCGTGCAGTTTTTGCGGCTAGGGACGAGATTTTGCACGCGTGCAAAAACGTCTACGATCTCAGCCATCGTGATCTCGAAAAGGTCCTCAATGACTTGTCTGGCAAGGCTGCCACGCCTGCGAAAAAGAAGTTAACGAAACCCAAAAAGCTCACAGTGCAACGCAAGATCGGCTCTCGGAAGCTGAGTGTTACGGGGCAGGGCGGGAAGCTCTCTGTTGCCGCCACGGGGCTCGCATTGGATGAAGATGTCCTCAATGGGTTAGGTGATGTCATCGCCGAGTATTTGGAGAAACATGGATCGAAGTAA